The sequence below is a genomic window from Cryptococcus neoformans var. neoformans B-3501A chromosome 8, whole genome shotgun sequence.
CTTAGGCTTGTGGAAATGGTCGTGGAGAGAGGTGGGGTTTATATGGTGCTTGAGTACATGGAGTTTGACTTGACTGGCCTTTTGGCGCACCCCGAAATCAAGTTCTCTCCGGCGAATATCAAATCACTTTCGCATCAGATGCTTTCTGGTCTATCATATCTTCACCGTCAATCGATCCTCCATCGTGATATGAAAGGCTCCAATATCCTCGTCAACTCGAGAGGGGAGCTAAAGCTGGCAGACTTTGGGCTGGCAAGGGTTTATGCAAAGAAACGCAGAGAGGATTATACTAATAGGGTTATCACTCTTTGGTATCGAAGTCCAGAATTGCTTATGGGCGAGACAATATATGGCCCAGAAGTTGATATGTGGTCTGCCGGGTATGTCACCTGTTCTCCATcattcctttctttttcgctGATGTTCATTACCCTATCTCCCAGATGTATCATTCTCGAGCTGTATACTACGAAACCTATCTTCCAAGGTTCCGATGAACTCAACCAACTCGAAGTTATATATGCCCTCTTGGGTACTCCAACAGAAGCCGAATGGCCGTCAGTCAAAGAACTGCCATGGTATGAGTTGGTAAAGCCTAAAGAGGAAATTGGGAGTAAATTTAGGACAAGTTTTGCAAAGTAAGTATTCCTTTCAGCATCTGCCACCCATGGATTGTCCGTTTCTGCAAGCAGACTGGAAGCAGTGTTGACCATGATAAAAGGTGGCTTTCGCCAGCTGCTCTCGACCTCGTTGAAGGCCTTTTATTTTACGACCCTTCCCAACGTCTTTTAGCCGATTCTGCTCTACAAACAGATTACTTCCTCATGGAGGAACCTAAAATGGAGAAACCCACCCAGTATGTTCCCTTTTAACCTCACCATCGTCAATCATTTCGAAACTAATTTATGTAATTAGGCTCGAAGGGATGGGTGAACACCATGAGATGAGTGCAAAGGccgaaagaaaaagaagaagaatggaagaaggaggagaatgaagaagagtaaaATTCTTTTTTGCTTCAGTCTAAGAGTGGTTTCTTCGAGAAGCAACCAGCATAAAAAACTGGGAAAAAGTCTGGAAAAGTCAGTGACTACCGCCTGCGCTTTGTTGCAAAGTGGTGTAAGGACGTTTGATATCTGGCATtcagaagagaagaggagtaATTAATGTATTTATAGTAGCGATATACATATCTGCATGGCATCATCTTATTTACCACTGAGTTAACTCAAAAGCGCCTTAGTATGTGTTTTTATTATGTATAAGTCAAACACGTACATCATCTATCCAGCAGTCCAAGATAGAGACCGTTTGAAACTAAGAAAAATATAACAGTCAGATTATTTTATGCTTATATGGGTGATTATATTAAAAATAACATTTGAGCTTTCACTTTATGCGCTAATCGTCTAGTGGTTAGGATGGCTCCCTTCCATAAGTTCAAGGAGTCGACCGGCGTTCGAATCGCCGTTGGCGCACAttctttttgtttcttGTACCTTGTATTGTACAGATTTTTTAATTCTTTGTACTTCTGTATGTATGCAGAAGAGGGCATTCATAATCATCGCTCAATCTGTCAGCAACCACCCTTTGCCGGCCTGCACAACTGTCATCTTTACATAACGAACATCCTTCAgaaagtggaagtggaggcgAAGAGTGGAGGTGACGTTGGAGTGACCGAAGTCCGTCAAGTGTTCGAATAGCCTTTCAACTCTGTCTTCCATGCTTTATCCTGGCGATCGTCCTGTGTCTGATAGTCTATCTGCCATTCAAAATGCCGCGCCATGTTATTCGCCCACTCCCAAAGGCATTCCAGCCCCACCGGGAATCGCATTCACACAACGACAGGAACATGTGGGAGACTCTCGATCGTGTCCAGGTACTTGGAGACAACCAACAAGGTCACCATGGGTGGGTTTCATGGTGAGGAATCATATGCGCTAACGAGCGATAGGTGTGTGAATGCGTTAAGCTGGAGTGATGACGGACAGACGCTGCTTTCGGGATCGGACGACAGGAGGTAAGTTCTTTTCGTCCCCAAGACAGTCGGTCCCAAGACAATCAGATCAATTGAGCAAGCTATTAGAATATGTATCTGGCAACCTGATACTACATCACActtctccccttcaccTCATCCGCTCAAACTCTCAGAAACCATATCCACGGGACACCGCGCAAATATATTCTCGGCTAAATTTCTTCCATACGCGAACACACCCCGTATTGTCAGCGTGGCTGGAGATCGGGATGTCAGAGTGTATGACGTTGAGAGCCTCGGAAGGCGCATGGGAGAATCGGGCGACTGGGAGCTGGATGGTGTTTCAGGAGAAGGGTAGGTTTCTTTGGCAGCGCTGAAATCAGAACTAATCATGCTTTACAGAGTAACCCTCCTCAAATGCCATAAAAACCGGGTGAAACGAATAGCTACGGAGAACTcgccttcccttttcctgaCCGTATCAGAGGACGGTACGGTCCGCCAACATGATCTTCGTCGACCTCATTCCTGCAGCTCTGAATGTCCCGAAGCGCTTTTCCAAGCGCCCAGAGGAGTGGATCTATATAGTTTGAGCGTGAGCACAGTGACTCCTCATATCTTTGCTGTGGCTGGAACATCGCCTTATGTAAATCACTTTACTTTACCTCGCTGGTTAATGCTGACAACACAGCCAGGCTTACATATGTGACCGCCGAATGCTCCCCCGCCAAACTCCCTCCTGGGGTCCATACATTAAATCCGCCGGGGACGTTTACTGTGTGCGAAAGCTCGGTCTCCCggatgaagaatgggaaacTGTATCACCAAGAGGCAGAAGGCGGTTATTTGATGGGGAAAGACATGTCAGCTGTGTGAAGATGAGTGGCGAGAATGCTGACGAGGTATGTCATTTCAGTGTAATTTGCGGCATAGATGCTGATCGAAAGTCAGGTGGCTGTCAACTTTATGAAGCACTCAACAGCCCTTTTCTCAATACATGActccccctcttctccttccgctcgctctccttcagcttcatcCGTTATAGCCCCCGAGATATCATCCGGGCGCTCTCGCCGCTCGAAATCCCATGACCCCACTGGTGTATTACCGCAGAGTGGTGCAGGGGAAGGCGTTGAGAACACAGATGAACCAGTTTcaagggagagaaggatgtcAACAAGAAATATCAGTGATAGTGGAAGGGGTCGTGATGGACGTCAAATTTCAACGGACGGGGAGAGTGTGAGCGGCCGCATTGAGGACCTGGCATCCCTTTTGGAACGTCAGAtagcagaagaggagagagaggaagaagaggatagcGATGAAGGTGGTAAGTTCAGCATCTCCACCTTTCTTCACTATATAAGTCAACTTGACCACTTGGGACTCAGCAGATTTCGCTCATCTACGAGGCCTTGCGCAAGGCTTTCAACATGATTCCGGAGAGTATAATATTGTCGGCCCTGTGCGTAGTTTGGAAGAGCgtggggatgggatggaCTATCTCATGTCAGACGACTATTTGGATTTGGTAAGaaatggagatgagaaCGGTCCTcagaatgaagatgacgatggacatgaagatgaaaatgaggatgaggatgaggacgaggacgatgaggatgaagccatgtttgacgatgatgagttCTTTGACTCGCCAATATTTGGCTTCCCCTTTGGCGGGCACTCAAGTACAGCACCTCGCGAAGCGTATGATAACGTCGAAATCATTCACCCAAGACGGATGTTCAAGGGCGCGAGAAACGTGGAGACTGTCAAGGACTGTAcgttcccttcttctttacaATCATGCTCATGGTTTAGTTATCACGGGGCGTAAGCTAATTAAACGTGTGCGGGGTGATCAGGTAATTTTTTGGGAACAAAATCAGACAAGATCGCATCGGGTTCTGATGATGGGTATTTCTTTGTATGGGACAAAGAATCGGGCCGGCTTGAAGGAATCTGGGAGGGTGATGGGTCAGTTGTGAATGGTAGGACATTTTTCAGCCATCGAGCATTGTAGGAGAGCTGATGGGGTTGCAAACCTAGTAATGGAACAACATCCAACTTTACCGTTGATCGCAGTAAGCGGTATCGACAGTACAGTCAAAGTAAGCCTCCTTGTCGATACCCTGATGTTCCATGGACCCCCATGGCTGACAGCCTGtttccttccatttttttATCGCAGATGTTTTCCCCTATCCACAACCGCCCAGccccatccatctctttcaatcGTTCTCACTTGGCATCTACCATTGTCGATCGGAACACGCGCCCTCCAAGGTTCGTTAGTGGCTCCATCTTTGAGTCGGCGGCGTTGTTGCAGCTTCTGGAAAGCAGGGGAGTGACAGTGGCTAATTTGGAGGACGAAGCAgatggggagagggaatgTACGACGCAGTGAGGTCAGTCAGTATGCGCGGATCTGGGAGAATTGAGGGACGGAAGGATTTTACTGTGAGGCAGCTGTGATAGCGTGTAAAGGCCAGGACGTCGTGTATATAAGTGTTTCATTATGTATGACCAATGCAGTAATAAACTTattggaagaggggatGGGATAGAATATTGGAAGATCACTTGTGACGCCATAGCCTTTGAATAATGAACGGATATAATTTTTAATTGCCCCATGCTCCGGGATGCTAGGTGGTGCAACCTTGGGAAAGTATTTCACATTATTTTTTCAGCCACGTTGGCAGGCTGAGTGTCTGCTTCCGCAAACTATGACTTGCACGAAGCCGTGATGTATTTCGAGAGGCAATGGTTTATCAAGACAGATCCGCTGTCTCGACTTTATCTTGAACGCGTGACAGATGTAATTGCATGTTGTCATCCAGTAAAGGTACAGTTATGCAAACAAGGAAATCCCATGCTGCTCATCTCACGAGATAAAGCTCATCAAAGGGAATGATCTCACCGTCTGGCGCTTTCGTGTCCAAATCCAGAAATTCACGAACCCGAAACATCTCTCCCCTAATTatctccctcctcgcctcatcatcatcactatcatcatcggcgGTATGCATGATCTCTGCGCAATCGAAATCGATCAGACTCCACGTTCCATCAGGACGACGGAGCCAGTGACGAGGATCCACATCGCCGTGGATGACGTGATGCGCGTGGGGTTGTTGTATAGGTCGAGTATCGCTGATCTAGAGCCCAATGTGGATGGATTGGATAGGTAGTACAGACGTTAGCGGcttgagaaagaagaatatgTTTACTTTTTGCGAGTTTAACTCACTTATCACTGTCGACATGATTTGACATATCTTTACGGTCCAACTCGTCATATGCAGTCTTTCCGACATCCTCCAATAACATCATCCATATTTCCCTCTCCACATCCCAAGGACACTGGAGTTTCAGCGTATTTCCCCATAGTCCAAAGCAGATGGGCACTACGGTGCCTTGCAAGTCTTTCAGAGCTGTGTTGTAAAGATGAGCCTCCTTGAAGACAGCTTCACGGGCAAGGGATTCGGTGAATCGGCGGTTCCTGATAGGGAAGAGTGAAGGGGATGTCAGTTTTGCGATTATGCTGCGCGATGTGATAGCAGTCGAAAAAGATGTGGGGAATTCGATTGGTGGCACGGAAAGCATCCCACACGCGACCATAGCCGATGGACTTGTCCAGAGTAATTTTCCCATGCGTGGTAGGAGATCGGATCCCAGAAAACCTAAGAGTATCCTGGAGAAAGCGGCTGTCAAAAGTTTTGACAGACGTTGGGGGCAGGGGCCCATAAAGTGAACCTTGTTGGAGTGGTCGCAGGGGAGAGTGAGGACTGATGTATGCGGATTGCAATTGGACTTCAAGGGCAAAGGATATGTCGAGTGTGAATCGGTCAGCCTATTCATCGAGGTCAGCAgattttttcctttttttgaAGTGTCGAGGAATGTCGGATACAGGGCACCTACTGTGAAAGATGGAAGTTCTGGGGCTATTTGCCGAGCCTTTAATCTCTTTGAAAACCGTCTGCATTTAGTTATACCATTGAACTCCTTATTCTCAGCTGGGAAAGCGGGTGACAGGGGACGGGAGGGAGCAGTGAGCAAAGCAGGGTCTGACGGCTGATCGTAAGAAAAGGCCACCCAGAAACCGACAGGAGTCTCAATAAGGTGTCGAGGTGCATGAATAGGCTAAAGATCATCCGGTGGTGCCCCAAGATTGACCAGGCCACGGTTACCCAAAAGAGGTGATAATACGAAATTGAACACTCGAGGATTTGGAGAATCATCAAGAATCATATCGACTGACCGTCGGCAGACAAAATAGTAACTGCCATCTGTAATCAAGGAAGCCCACGCTCCACGGCTGTGCATGACATCAACGATCTGTAGAGAAGTGAGTGGTTGAGTAATGTGTAGCTCTGGTGGTACTTACCTCAGTCCACAGGGTTCGCAACCTCTCCATTTCGATATCGTTCAGATCTGGGAATTCGCCACCATCCACCAAGGTCACGCCAGTTTCTTTCACTGAGATGTTAAAGCCGTCTTGTTTTGCCTTCCTGATTAAAGCTTTTGCCATAGCCATCAACTCAGAGCTCATAACTTTGAGCATCTTCATAGATTGAGGGATATGTTGCTCGATCGTGTTTACAATTCCTTCACATAGAATTGCGTCGGGATGGGCATGCGAATGCAGTTCCAGAAATGCCCACTGTATAAACTCGTACCCGGTATCGTCTACCAACTGTCGTCGGAGGATTCCATTGACCCAGTCGAGAGGGTAAAGATCGATGAATAGTTTCACGTCGTCTTCCGAGCGTATTCTGGGTGGGTCAGGAGCGGCCCTGGAGATTGCGAACTGGGGCGGTTCATAAAAGGATATGTTGGAGAGATGATGTGACAGTTTCGCTAAATAATTCGCATCATAGGAGAATGAAATTCTCTGTGCACGCCAAGCCTGGATATGGGCCGGCGAGACACTGgtttgagaggaagagggaagggaggagcTTTTCGCTGAGGATCGGGCAGCAACAAGGGGCCGGCGATCAAGTATGCCAGGGATTCTGGAGGGTAGGGGGAGCAATCTGGAGAGTAAGACATTGACATTATGACGGAATAATGAGAGGATTCAAGATGTGTTTGTATCAACTTTCAATTCTATCAAGCGACTCTCCTTACAAACTCTCCCTCTCGCGTCCCGATCATTCTGGTCGTTTTAGACATGCGGATAAAGAAATGCCGCAGCACGATGTACTCGTAATAGAAATAAGCGCGCTGAGGCTCGGATTCAGACGCGGTTGGGTAGTTAGTATAATGTTCTTCCAATCCGGAGGCGAGGGAATACGTGGCGGTGGAAGAACGGGCGAAGGGCGATCCGCAAGGTCGAGCGAAGCAAAACGATGAGACAGGTGCATACTCAGGTAATCTTTCATCATAAGAAAATTGCACACTCTGCACTTTGTCATAGCGGCAGCTTTCTGGGTCATTGTGCTGAGATACCGGTGGGTCATGTCAAACGcgatcaagaaggaggctggGAACTTTGTGATCCGTCAAAATATCCGGAGTATATGGATGGGGGACATGCTGGGGAGTAGAGCGTTGAAAGACTGGTCGTCGACATGTTATCGCCAGGATTAGACATAATAATGACGGGGAATAGTATCAAAGACTGGTTTAAGATCAACCAACGAACGCAACAACCTAGGATGCAGCAGTTGTGAAGACCTCGAGAGAATTACGTAGAATCACTACGAGCGAATACTGTATACCTGTACTTGTACAACCACATATTTTCACCTAGtccgccttcctcttcctggtTATCTTACGAGATGGGACGGAAGGACACTGTTTGGAGGGGGATGAATTTTTAGTGGAGGATCGGGCAAGCACGAGGCTTTGGCGATCGAAGTGTCAGGGATTCTGGAGGATATGGGGCCAAGCCGCGAGGTAATAAAGGGCTGACATGTGTTCTCCGATGATGGAATAGTGAGTAAGCTTTCATGATGAAGTTTATAGTTGGATGGAAAACCTGCGCCAATTTGATTCCCCGGTGGACAAGTACATAattactcttcttcccccatCGACAGCTCGTCCCCGCCCCCATACTCTGCTTCCACTTCATCAATAACCTCTTCCTTACCTAGCATCATGTCCCAGTCCaccatatcatcatcttcttccatcatgtGCGTCACCAAATTCTGTCTCCAGCTTTTTCCCTCCACCAACCCATTCCGTTTCTTTTCCAGGTGTTGTTCAATCCCCAACTCTTTCACCAGTCCTTCCGCCTCAGCTCGCATCCAGAACGCTTCATCTACTCTCACTTTCGTGTTCCCATGCTCCCACGCTGATCGCACAAGATTGACAGCAAAATTATGGTTGATCCTGACGATCGTCCTCAACATTCTATCCCACCAAATCCCTTCCAATTCTCTTATTTTTACAAGCTCACACCACCTCGCCCATCCTTCGCCGAACCCCAACCCATCAGGTCTCGTCACCAACGCATGCACCACCTCAAACCACACAATGGTTGACAGctttcctttcccaccACGCGGGAAGAGTGACATTGCCGTTTCGATGATCTCATATCGCTCTTCATTATTGAGTGATGTCGTCTTTGCAGCAGGACGGAGGAATGCGAGCCAAAGATCGtattccctctccctcttccggCCGTAGAGATCTTCATCTCGAGCCTTGGAGAGAATGTACAATCCAGCTTCTAGCTCCACTTTGGTCGCAGGCCGACAGTGAGACCATTTCGTCAAGAGTCCAGTCAGGATTCGGGTCCATTTATTTATCCCCGGAATAGGATGGGTAGG
It includes:
- a CDS encoding hypothetical protein (HMMPfam hit to WD40, WD domain, G-beta repeat, score: 88.0, E(): 2.3e-23) yields the protein MPRHVIRPLPKAFQPHRESHSHNDRNMWETLDRVQVLGDNQQGHHGCVNALSWSDDGQTLLSGSDDRRICIWQPDTTSHFSPSPHPLKLSETISTGHRANIFSAKFLPYANTPRIVSVAGDRDVRVYDVESLGRRMGESGDWELDGVSGEGVTLLKCHKNRVKRIATENSPSLFLTVSEDGTVRQHDLRRPHSCSSECPEALFQAPRGVDLYSLSVSTVTPHIFAVAGTSPYAYICDRRMLPRQTPSWGPYIKSAGDVYCVRKLGLPDEEWETVSPRGRRRLFDGERHVSCVKMSGENADEVAVNFMKHSTALFSIHDSPSSPSARSPSASSVIAPEISSGRSRRSKSHDPTGVLPQSGAGEGVENTDEPVSRERRMSTRNISDSGRGRDGRQISTDGESVSGRIEDLASLLERQIAEEEREEEEDSDEGADFAHLRGLAQGFQHDSGEYNIVGPVRSLEERGDGMDYLMSDDYLDLVRNGDENGPQNEDDDGHEDENEDEDEDEDDEDEAMFDDDEFFDSPIFGFPFGGHSSTAPREAYDNVEIIHPRRMFKGARNVETVKDCNFLGTKSDKIASGSDDGYFFVWDKESGRLEGIWEGDGSVVNVSGIDSTVKMFSPIHNRPAPSISFNRSHLASTIVDRNTRPPRFVSGSIFESAALLQLLESRGVTVANLEDEADGERECTTQ